From the genome of Mycobacterium kansasii ATCC 12478:
AGATAGGATTGACATCTGAATAGCAATATTATCTAATCTCCGGTATGTCGAGGTTACGGCGGGCGGAGCAGGTCGCGCGCAACCGTGAGGCCGTCCTGGCGGCGGCACGGCGGGTGTTCTTGGTTCGCGGGTATGCCGGCGCCAGCCTGGAGGCGATCGCCGATGACGCGGGGTTCTCGAGCGGTGTCGTATATTCGCAGTTCGGCAGCAAGGCGGACATGTTTTTTGCGCTGCTGGAGCGCCGGATCGAGGACCGGGCGTCGCAGAACGAGCGGGTCGCCGCGGAATTCGTGGGCGCCGAGGGTCTGCGTGAGCTGCTGCGGGTTGGCCGAGAGGATGCGGCGGCCGAGCCGGGGTGGGCGTATCTGCTGGCGGAGTTCCGCGCGATTGCGATGCGTGATGCCGAGCTCAACCGTCGCTATGCCGCGGCCCATGCGCGCACGCTGGATGGGATCGCGTCAGTGTTGGAAAGCCTTTACAAGCCAATCGGTCTCGAACCGCCCGTACCTGTCCGATCCATGGCCGAGTTGCTACAAGCAGGGGCTGTGGGCGTCGCCCTCGAACGGGCCGCCAACCCCAACGCTGTTCCCGACGATGACGTGGAGGAGCTCCTAGTGCGGGCCTTTGCCTTGCGGGACACCGCGGTGCACACTGCTGCGCGGGGAAGTCGACGATGAGCGCCGCCCACACCGTGTGGGCTTGTTTCCGCGACGATGTCCTGGCAGCGATGTGCGCCGGCGAAGCCGAGCAGCGTGCCCGCCTGACCTGGAGTGCCGAGCGGATCCAGCGTGAACAGCGCGACCGTCTGGGCACCCTGCTGGGGCACGCCGCCGAGCACTCCCCGTTCCACGGCCGCCGGCTAGCCGGGATCGATATCACCGCGGTGGACCCCACCGACCTGTCTGGGCTGCCGGTGATGACCAAGATGCAGATGATGGATTCCCTCGACGACGTGTTCACCGACCGCCGCCTCACGGCCAGCGACGCCGAGTCGGCAGTTGCCGCCACCGGCGCCGACCCGGTCGTGATACTCGACGACTACATCGCGTTGGCCTCCGGTGGATGTTCGGGGCGGCGCGGGGTGTTCGTCCTCGACAGGGCTGCCGTCACCTCCTTTACCACGGCAGTGGCCCGCCAACCCCCGGGAACTGCCCTGGCCGCGGATACGCCGCACGAGCCGCCTCGCATCGCGTTTGTTGCGGCCGCTTCAGCCGTGCATGCCACGGGAATGGTGGCCGCGCTGACCTGTGACGCTGATTCGCCTGTGCGGTCGGATCTGGTGCCGGCGACGTTACCGCTCGGGGAGATTGTCGCGCGGCTCAATGAGTTGCGGCCGCCCCTGCTGAGTGGGTATGCCTCGATGCTGGCCCGGCTGGCCTCCGAAGCGCGCGCCGGGCGCCTGCGGATCACCCCGGCACAGGTGAGCTCGACGAGTGAGACTCTGCTGCCCGAGATGCGCTCGGCGATCAGGGAAGCGTTCGGCGTACCCGTCTTTGACGGCTTTGGGTCCACCGAAGGCCTGGTGGGCAAGACCGGTCCAGATGATGACGTCTTGGTTTTCAACACGGACATGTGCATCGTGGAGCTTGTCGACGCCAACAACCAGCCTGTCGCGGCGGGTACCCCGTCGGCCAGAGTGCTTGTCACCAACCTGTACAACCTGGTCCAGCCACTGATCCGCTACGAGCTCACCGACACCTTCATCCGCCAGCCAGGCGCCGCCGAACACGGATATCTGCGGGCCCGCGTGCGAGGGCGCAACGACGACGTCCTGCACTACGACACCGTCGACGTTCATCCCATCGCGATCCGATCGGTCATGGTCAAGACACCCGGAGTCATCGACTATCAGGTGCGCCAAACCCGCTGCGGCATCGACCTATACGCCGTCACAACCGACGCGCACGAGCTCGACGGCCTTGCCGACCGCCTACGCCAAGCACTCGCCGACGGCGGCCTGCATCGACCTGCAGTGACGGTGCGCCCCGTCGAGCGGCTCGACCGCCACCCTGTCAGCGGAAAGCTGCGCCGCTTCATCCCACTCACCACCACGTAGCAGATCCCGACGAAAGCAGCCGAGTCCATGGACCGCATCGATGTCACCTTCCCTTCGAACGACGCGAAGTGCGCGGCATGGCTCTACTACCCGACGGGCATCGACAACAAGGTGCCGTGTGTGGTGATGGCCCACGGCTTCTCGCTGACCCGCCACGACGGCCTGACCCCGTACGCCGAAGCATTCGCCCGCGTCGGGGCCGCCGTGCTGGTCTTCGACCACCGCTTCATCGGTGACTCCGAAGGCCAACCCCGCCAACGAATTCGCCCCGCAGACCAGCTCGCGGACCGCCGAGCCGCCGTCGCGTTCGCCCGGAACCTCGGCAGGATCAACCCCGACAGGATCATCGTGTGGGGCTACTCGATGAGCGCCGGATCGGCACTTCTCGCGGCCGCCACAGATCCGCGCATCGCAGGCGCGATCCTCCTCTGCCCACTTCTCGATGGCCGGTGGCGATCCAACCGCAGCCTTTGGACCCAGCCGCGCAACGCGGCCTGGATCAACGCACAGGCGATCAACGACACCCTCGGCAACGCCATGGTTCCGGTCGCTGCCCAACCCGGCGGCCACGGCGTGCTGACCTTCCCCGGCGAACTCGACGGCTTTCTCTCCATCACCCCACCGGGATCTCCTTGGCGCAACGAGGTCAGGG
Proteins encoded in this window:
- a CDS encoding TetR/AcrR family transcriptional regulator; the protein is MSRLRRAEQVARNREAVLAAARRVFLVRGYAGASLEAIADDAGFSSGVVYSQFGSKADMFFALLERRIEDRASQNERVAAEFVGAEGLRELLRVGREDAAAEPGWAYLLAEFRAIAMRDAELNRRYAAAHARTLDGIASVLESLYKPIGLEPPVPVRSMAELLQAGAVGVALERAANPNAVPDDDVEELLVRAFALRDTAVHTAARGSRR
- a CDS encoding phenylacetate--CoA ligase family protein, with the translated sequence MSAAHTVWACFRDDVLAAMCAGEAEQRARLTWSAERIQREQRDRLGTLLGHAAEHSPFHGRRLAGIDITAVDPTDLSGLPVMTKMQMMDSLDDVFTDRRLTASDAESAVAATGADPVVILDDYIALASGGCSGRRGVFVLDRAAVTSFTTAVARQPPGTALAADTPHEPPRIAFVAAASAVHATGMVAALTCDADSPVRSDLVPATLPLGEIVARLNELRPPLLSGYASMLARLASEARAGRLRITPAQVSSTSETLLPEMRSAIREAFGVPVFDGFGSTEGLVGKTGPDDDVLVFNTDMCIVELVDANNQPVAAGTPSARVLVTNLYNLVQPLIRYELTDTFIRQPGAAEHGYLRARVRGRNDDVLHYDTVDVHPIAIRSVMVKTPGVIDYQVRQTRCGIDLYAVTTDAHELDGLADRLRQALADGGLHRPAVTVRPVERLDRHPVSGKLRRFIPLTTT
- a CDS encoding alpha/beta hydrolase, with product MDRIDVTFPSNDAKCAAWLYYPTGIDNKVPCVVMAHGFSLTRHDGLTPYAEAFARVGAAVLVFDHRFIGDSEGQPRQRIRPADQLADRRAAVAFARNLGRINPDRIIVWGYSMSAGSALLAAATDPRIAGAILLCPLLDGRWRSNRSLWTQPRNAAWINAQAINDTLGNAMVPVAAQPGGHGVLTFPGELDGFLSITPPGSPWRNEVRGASVPGYSLYRPLANARKLKCPILIQAGHRDLTVSSRAVDKLTQRAANAVVKRYDIDHFQPFRGEHPPRLAADQTEWLDRLERNAQAPTRTC